The following are encoded together in the Parabacteroides chongii genome:
- a CDS encoding FecR family protein has translation MLEQDFYIAALIAKSVTNSLSEKEKQELEDWKNASEHNLRLFESMCRQENLYAYSRKSAKYDKNIGWEQVQKRISTDRRRKIYITICQYAAIFLLPLLAGMLTWHFTRETEQNPAIPVVAQSVHITPGESKAILTLGDGTVVDLDAETQTELKESGIQINVKKEELAYDKKEAEAITEEVVYNKIEIPRGGEYKLRLSDGSLVHLNSMSSLRYPVHFTGDVREVELSGEAFFDVSKSEASFIVKTAGVDVRVLGTQFNVSAYPDDLVTQTTLVTGSVRIQTKEGGSIVLEPSQQAELDNKSHELVVRQVDVSLYTSWITGKIYFKDERLEDIMTVLSRWYDVNIVFADDKLKNLQFGCNLNRYDEIAPFLELLNATGKVKTRVEQRNITIY, from the coding sequence ATGTTGGAACAAGACTTCTATATTGCAGCATTAATTGCCAAATCAGTTACAAACTCCTTATCGGAAAAGGAAAAACAGGAACTGGAAGACTGGAAAAATGCGTCAGAGCATAATCTCCGGCTGTTCGAGTCAATGTGCCGTCAGGAAAATTTATATGCCTACTCCCGGAAGTCCGCGAAATATGATAAAAATATCGGCTGGGAACAAGTGCAGAAGCGGATCAGCACGGATCGTCGCAGAAAAATCTATATTACCATTTGCCAGTATGCAGCCATCTTCCTTCTCCCTTTGCTGGCAGGGATGCTGACCTGGCATTTTACCCGCGAGACAGAACAAAATCCTGCTATCCCTGTCGTAGCCCAGTCGGTACATATCACTCCCGGCGAAAGCAAGGCTATCTTGACATTGGGAGACGGTACCGTGGTCGACCTGGATGCTGAAACTCAGACAGAGCTGAAAGAATCCGGGATTCAGATCAATGTGAAGAAGGAGGAGCTGGCTTACGATAAGAAAGAAGCGGAAGCAATCACAGAAGAAGTCGTCTACAATAAAATAGAAATCCCCCGTGGCGGCGAATATAAACTTCGTTTGAGTGACGGCAGCCTGGTACATCTGAACTCCATGAGTTCATTACGCTATCCGGTTCATTTTACAGGTGATGTGCGGGAAGTGGAACTGAGCGGAGAGGCCTTTTTTGATGTCAGTAAAAGTGAAGCTTCCTTTATTGTAAAGACAGCAGGAGTAGATGTACGCGTATTAGGAACCCAATTCAACGTATCCGCTTATCCGGATGATCTTGTGACACAAACGACCTTGGTGACCGGTTCAGTCCGGATCCAGACCAAAGAGGGAGGAAGCATTGTTCTGGAACCTTCCCAACAGGCTGAACTGGATAATAAATCACATGAGCTGGTTGTCCGTCAGGTTGATGTCTCCCTGTATACATCCTGGATAACCGGAAAAATCTATTTTAAAGACGAACGGCTGGAAGATATTATGACTGTTTTGTCGCGTTGGTATGATGTGAATATTGTGTTTGCCGATGATAAATTGAAAAACCTGCAATTCGGATGTAATCTGAACCGGTATGATGAGATCGCTCCTTTCCTTGAACTGCTGAATGCTACCGGCAAAGTGAAGACACGAGTGGAACAGCGAAACATAACAATCTATTGA
- a CDS encoding RNA polymerase sigma-70 factor, with product MNNEEKINLTDEQVFRNLFDRYYVPLCVFAERYVNDEEIASDIVQECFARVWQKQNDFQFIYQVRSFMYTSVRNSCLNELEHRQVVSGYQEVTIARMEESTFHDYLIEEEMHRIVMEAVDKLPQQSRNIIRLALENHSNAEIAEKLSVSKETVHTLKKGAYKKLRAFLKDYYYYVLFL from the coding sequence GTGAACAATGAGGAGAAAATAAATTTGACTGACGAGCAGGTGTTCAGGAATCTGTTTGACCGTTACTATGTGCCTTTGTGTGTGTTTGCGGAACGCTATGTGAACGATGAAGAAATAGCCTCGGATATTGTGCAGGAATGTTTTGCCAGGGTCTGGCAGAAACAGAATGATTTTCAGTTTATTTATCAGGTCCGCTCGTTTATGTACACCAGCGTTCGTAATTCCTGCCTGAACGAGTTGGAACACCGGCAGGTGGTGTCGGGCTATCAGGAAGTAACCATTGCCCGGATGGAAGAATCTACGTTTCATGACTATCTCATCGAAGAAGAAATGCATCGCATTGTGATGGAAGCGGTCGATAAACTGCCTCAGCAGAGCCGGAATATCATACGGCTGGCTTTGGAAAACCATTCAAACGCCGAGATTGCCGAAAAACTGTCCGTATCCAAAGAAACAGTACATACTTTGAAGAAAGGAGCCTATAAGAAACTCCGTGCTTTCCTGAAGGATTACTATTATTATGTACTTTTTTTATAA
- a CDS encoding DUF6383 domain-containing protein, whose translation MNKKFSTLVASVLLAGAVGTVGAVVPYNSYVKSAGVGTQAETVVNGVSYQLTSGTNVLVMQEQSNGTMALKMVAADEADLMSSLWTIVSEDDGEGGVSYTFINKATGLPLAFDTKDAKLGGANATNAMGNVSLWKWRTGTSVKGAKDLVSYFHKDSALVLENNGGAISAKKVYAKTTTPSSSFTVDAYQAEEVVLGVDALNSMLGIQPTDGKMKLGFTRDQLNGVENIWLKEYTAVTALGESVVAKAAQAAAQAAKNVNTPSGVADAIIATITPSYTAAQKEIVYTIATEAAKGSTVTEAKTKATAAVGKYTSAQTAATHEYDYAVLQQTAINALTAATYAEFVDAVDGASVTTASLQDDAKDLVAEAGYSLTAAKTAIQEMEDEYVAKKASADQKKAIRDLIDAEIDKASSANYGDFIVALKAINLPAVDQTIFNDLKAKIVSVEEAACNGGGGTFDLTTAKTAAKATLVDYDAAAATAATNLTDVQAINTEVKALTGVNSKADYDAAVEAVAVGASSATADEMKAVQKAMKALVAGPGFVKPTAEAVLAVVRSFEDAKLAATEANTIATTVGSAVAGYNGDKAQVLAAINATKQSYYSTEENDAVTAIHDAANAKTAVAEVIDAAVEKAAEYVGASADYVSLASNINKTDASKTTYLRVDTTYLTTVSSDKYQLAFAVGTFNSALKNSKKQLVDARLQEDFNGRYSFKFTYYPTQDSLMIEPASYIYPFTDKAYADITNTEVATAKAKPEYAGQQVKLAILAKDHREVTVGVADKTNTSTSATTINTRIYLGGNSNYERTTLASGVYFFNLVTDLKSRMDDNGKYRVATYCGDNWKAYENEETTQRFGKAQDFNHMPRTQWVVEQNEGVAGIQTVTITNREFGVRYNNVQLYKAGDNVFAQVGAFANTSVIDTLAYTKVADKYTSDKYLGYKKFEKALDYEKFYNLDYLSGMELGNYVSFKGDSSVYVDLKGGKTFIEFVPASEDTEFGYASTKAGAVQLYKAAYALRVHNETLLTTGSYYVTVGKDGKSYVITHETSGITPSYFVLKENNELVSEEGDTTCYYALQQVSRYVDDKKFYVNSDWNRVGVRDASMAFTVEESCYLSPEKRIATFAVVEDNTPLYRRLGVSKADDGFQDMTVQNGKIYTVNSAAKEYLYEDATSKYSAGKNINFLGLEGKGVDAKSAMFVDTAYVRGNTNMPQYMLVMNPQIVKADTVWCNATSTHKHATLADSLACPHTTITPASITGRYLINAEDSVAAGDNNYVWNTKYTRLAFVDAKHIGDTLVIFRNGKASTAAKDSIFLGNNDHNKVTTARPNGIKNPVFAFRLVNADACDFLIESAGDHKIPSDGTGKWVAIKNGVPVVAAMETYTDAIRDAEIFNIEPTDEVATSTDAIEAGEVSVIATDGAVIVKGAAGKNVIISNVLGQTIANTVLSSDEATIAAPKGYVTVAVEGEKAVKAIVK comes from the coding sequence ATGAACAAAAAGTTTTCTACGCTTGTTGCCAGCGTCCTGCTGGCGGGTGCCGTTGGAACTGTGGGGGCTGTTGTTCCTTACAACAGTTATGTGAAGAGTGCCGGTGTCGGTACTCAGGCAGAAACAGTTGTTAATGGTGTGTCCTATCAATTGACTTCAGGCACTAATGTTCTGGTTATGCAGGAACAGAGCAATGGTACTATGGCATTAAAGATGGTTGCTGCCGATGAAGCAGATTTGATGTCTTCTTTATGGACGATTGTATCTGAAGATGATGGTGAAGGTGGTGTGTCTTATACATTCATCAACAAAGCAACAGGTCTTCCTCTTGCATTCGATACAAAAGATGCAAAATTAGGTGGTGCAAATGCTACAAATGCAATGGGTAATGTTTCTTTGTGGAAATGGAGAACAGGAACTTCTGTCAAAGGTGCTAAAGATTTAGTGTCTTATTTCCATAAGGACTCTGCTTTGGTTTTGGAAAATAATGGTGGAGCGATTTCTGCAAAGAAAGTGTATGCAAAGACGACAACTCCTTCAAGTTCTTTTACTGTTGATGCATATCAGGCAGAGGAAGTTGTTTTAGGGGTTGATGCTTTGAACTCAATGTTGGGTATCCAGCCGACAGATGGCAAGATGAAATTAGGCTTCACTCGCGATCAGTTGAATGGTGTTGAGAACATTTGGTTAAAAGAATACACAGCAGTAACGGCTCTTGGTGAAAGTGTTGTTGCTAAAGCTGCGCAAGCTGCTGCTCAAGCTGCAAAGAATGTAAATACTCCTTCTGGAGTTGCAGATGCCATTATTGCAACAATTACTCCTAGCTATACAGCTGCTCAAAAAGAGATTGTATATACAATCGCAACAGAGGCTGCTAAAGGAAGTACAGTTACTGAAGCAAAAACAAAAGCGACTGCTGCTGTTGGTAAGTATACTTCAGCTCAAACTGCAGCGACTCATGAATATGATTATGCAGTGCTGCAACAGACTGCTATTAACGCTTTAACTGCTGCAACTTATGCTGAATTTGTTGATGCTGTGGATGGAGCTTCTGTTACAACAGCTTCTTTGCAGGATGATGCAAAAGACTTAGTTGCAGAAGCCGGTTATAGCTTGACTGCAGCAAAAACGGCTATCCAAGAAATGGAAGATGAATATGTAGCAAAAAAAGCTAGTGCAGATCAAAAGAAGGCTATCAGAGATTTAATTGATGCTGAGATTGATAAAGCTTCTAGTGCTAACTATGGTGATTTTATCGTAGCTCTCAAAGCAATTAATTTGCCCGCGGTGGATCAAACTATATTTAATGATTTAAAAGCTAAAATTGTCTCTGTCGAGGAAGCTGCTTGTAACGGTGGAGGTGGTACGTTTGATCTTACTACTGCTAAAACTGCAGCAAAAGCTACATTAGTAGATTATGATGCTGCTGCAGCAACGGCTGCTACTAATCTGACAGATGTTCAGGCAATTAATACTGAAGTTAAAGCATTGACTGGCGTTAATTCAAAAGCTGATTACGATGCTGCTGTAGAAGCAGTTGCCGTAGGTGCTTCATCTGCTACAGCCGACGAAATGAAGGCAGTTCAAAAGGCTATGAAAGCATTGGTTGCTGGTCCTGGTTTTGTAAAACCAACAGCTGAAGCAGTTTTAGCTGTAGTTCGTTCTTTTGAAGATGCTAAGTTGGCTGCAACAGAAGCAAATACAATTGCAACAACTGTAGGTTCTGCAGTTGCTGGCTATAATGGTGATAAAGCACAGGTTCTTGCCGCTATTAATGCAACAAAACAATCTTATTATTCTACAGAAGAAAATGATGCTGTAACAGCTATTCATGATGCTGCTAATGCAAAAACAGCTGTGGCTGAAGTTATTGATGCTGCTGTAGAAAAAGCTGCAGAATATGTTGGTGCTTCTGCTGATTATGTATCTTTGGCTTCAAATATCAATAAAACAGATGCAAGCAAGACTACATATCTGCGTGTAGATACTACTTATTTGACAACTGTATCTTCTGATAAGTATCAGTTGGCATTTGCTGTCGGTACATTTAATTCTGCATTGAAAAACTCTAAAAAACAGTTGGTTGATGCACGTTTACAAGAAGACTTCAATGGTCGTTATAGCTTCAAGTTCACTTATTATCCTACTCAGGATTCTTTGATGATTGAACCGGCTTCTTACATTTATCCATTTACTGACAAAGCATATGCTGATATAACTAATACAGAAGTTGCAACAGCTAAAGCTAAACCGGAATATGCTGGTCAGCAGGTTAAATTGGCTATTTTGGCTAAGGATCACCGTGAAGTGACAGTAGGTGTAGCTGATAAAACGAACACATCTACATCTGCTACAACTATCAACACTCGTATCTACTTGGGTGGAAATTCAAACTACGAACGTACAACTTTGGCTTCCGGTGTTTATTTCTTCAATCTGGTAACAGATCTGAAATCAAGAATGGATGACAATGGTAAATATCGTGTAGCTACTTATTGTGGTGATAACTGGAAAGCTTATGAAAACGAAGAAACAACTCAGCGTTTTGGTAAAGCTCAGGACTTCAATCACATGCCACGTACTCAGTGGGTTGTTGAACAGAACGAAGGCGTAGCTGGAATTCAGACTGTAACTATCACAAACCGTGAATTTGGTGTTCGTTATAATAATGTTCAATTGTACAAAGCTGGTGACAATGTATTTGCTCAGGTAGGTGCATTTGCTAATACTTCTGTAATTGATACATTGGCTTATACTAAGGTTGCTGACAAATATACATCAGACAAATACCTTGGTTACAAGAAGTTTGAAAAAGCATTAGACTACGAAAAATTCTACAACTTGGATTATCTGTCAGGTATGGAATTGGGTAACTATGTAAGCTTCAAGGGTGACTCTTCTGTTTATGTAGACCTGAAGGGTGGTAAGACATTCATCGAATTTGTTCCTGCTTCTGAAGATACTGAATTCGGTTATGCAAGCACAAAAGCTGGTGCTGTACAACTTTATAAAGCAGCTTATGCACTGCGTGTTCATAACGAAACATTGTTGACAACTGGTAGTTATTATGTAACAGTTGGTAAAGATGGTAAATCTTATGTAATCACTCACGAAACTAGCGGTATTACTCCTTCTTACTTTGTTCTGAAAGAAAATAACGAATTGGTTTCTGAAGAAGGTGACACTACTTGTTACTATGCATTGCAGCAAGTTTCACGTTATGTAGACGATAAGAAATTCTATGTAAATAGCGACTGGAATCGTGTAGGTGTACGTGACGCTTCAATGGCATTTACTGTAGAAGAATCTTGTTATCTCTCTCCGGAAAAACGTATTGCTACCTTCGCTGTAGTAGAAGACAACACTCCGTTGTATCGTCGTTTGGGCGTATCAAAGGCTGATGATGGCTTCCAGGATATGACAGTTCAGAACGGTAAGATCTATACAGTAAACAGTGCTGCTAAAGAATATCTGTATGAAGATGCAACAAGCAAATATTCAGCAGGTAAGAATATTAACTTCTTGGGTCTTGAAGGTAAGGGTGTAGATGCTAAATCAGCGATGTTCGTTGATACAGCTTATGTACGTGGAAACACTAACATGCCTCAGTATATGTTGGTAATGAATCCGCAGATTGTTAAGGCTGATACAGTTTGGTGTAACGCTACATCAACTCACAAACATGCTACATTGGCAGACTCCTTGGCTTGTCCTCACACAACTATTACTCCGGCTAGTATCACAGGTCGTTACCTGATCAATGCAGAAGACTCTGTTGCTGCTGGTGATAATAATTATGTATGGAATACTAAGTACACTCGCTTGGCATTTGTAGATGCTAAACATATCGGTGATACATTAGTAATCTTCCGTAATGGTAAAGCTAGCACTGCTGCAAAAGACTCTATCTTCTTAGGTAATAATGACCATAACAAGGTAACAACAGCAAGACCTAACGGTATTAAGAATCCGGTATTCGCATTCCGTTTGGTTAATGCAGATGCTTGTGACTTCCTGATCGAATCAGCAGGTGATCATAAGATCCCGTCAGATGGAACAGGTAAATGGGTTGCTATTAAGAATGGTGTTCCTGTTGTAGCTGCAATGGAAACTTATACAGATGCTATCCGTGACGCTGAAATCTTCAACATCGAACCGACTGACGAAGTTGCAACTTCTACAGATGCTATCGAAGCTGGTGAAGTATCAGTAATCGCAACTGACGGTGCTGTAATCGTTAAGGGTGCAGCAGGTAAGAATGTTATCATCAGCAACGTTCTTGGTCAGACAATTGCCAACACAGTTCTTTCTTCAGACGAAGCAACTATCGCAGCTCCTAAGGGATATGTAACAGTAGCTGTTGAAGGTGAAAAGGCTGTTAAAGCAATCGTAAAATAA
- a CDS encoding DUF2339 domain-containing protein, whose translation METLLVILIVVVWISLYSHISKMNSHTDSLRKDLYSLRKYIEIQLEELKKQQATMAPVEEKPEEAVVSVPVAEEVVVPVIPVTPVTVVEERTESEQEEPPLPVNIEEKKVVPEPVIKPFGIVKEKKKVDYEKYIGENLFGKIGILVLVVGMGLFVKYAIDKNWINEVFRTVLGFVVGGGLLFLSQRLKKTYRTFSSLLAGGAFAIFYVTVGMAYHYYGLFSQAAAFIILVVLTVFMSLLSVLYNRRELAVIALIGGFIAPFLVSNGMGNYLVLFTYMTILNMGMFGLALYKKWGELPLICFIATYVIMLGYSMVADLDVARNAQLVHLLLFSTLYYLIFLLPVVSVLRTDDKKINQWLVMTVVLNNFLYLFFALWFLRELQLPYNIKGVFTLFIALINGVIAFAVRKRAADKGLLLALLTGMFLTFISLSIPIQLEGTFITLLWATEMVVVLWLFSRFGKPVYAYFTYILFFLTLISYMIDLENALSDGVASSLFVNGTFATGIFTGLAFGVFAWLMERRKASFTTASKISYMPFNAIALLVGCGIIYLSFIVDFCLNITYYPLEESACLAFTSLALLLLLVGLRRRFAIDRYAVVYVIAAGLSVCLFVLLSPIVNEYGDTSLLLLQWGALVVVIIHLFLLARYYYSFFDFRQKRANPMTSFIAIASTVLFAVAVNNMLHLAGWENESSAALSISLSMAGFIQMSLGMRLHLKILRMISLAVFGVVLLKLVIVDLWLLPTVGKIIVFIMLGVILLVLSFLYQKLKKVLFMDNEENLLTKE comes from the coding sequence ATGGAAACCCTGCTAGTCATATTGATCGTGGTTGTGTGGATCAGCCTGTATTCCCATATAAGTAAGATGAATAGCCATACGGATTCTTTACGAAAAGATCTGTATAGCTTGCGGAAATATATCGAGATCCAGTTGGAAGAACTCAAAAAACAGCAGGCAACAATGGCCCCTGTTGAAGAAAAACCGGAGGAAGCGGTTGTTTCCGTGCCTGTGGCTGAAGAAGTCGTAGTTCCTGTTATTCCAGTCACTCCTGTCACGGTGGTAGAAGAACGGACTGAAAGTGAGCAGGAAGAACCGCCCCTTCCTGTAAATATTGAAGAGAAGAAGGTCGTTCCTGAGCCTGTTATCAAACCTTTTGGGATTGTCAAGGAGAAGAAAAAGGTCGATTATGAAAAATATATCGGCGAGAATCTCTTCGGGAAGATTGGGATTCTGGTGCTGGTGGTCGGTATGGGGTTGTTCGTCAAATATGCCATCGATAAGAACTGGATCAATGAAGTGTTCCGTACGGTGCTCGGGTTTGTTGTCGGCGGAGGGTTATTGTTTTTATCTCAAAGACTTAAAAAGACATACCGAACGTTCAGCTCTTTGTTGGCGGGTGGCGCGTTTGCCATTTTCTATGTGACGGTTGGGATGGCCTATCATTATTATGGGTTGTTCAGTCAGGCGGCTGCCTTTATCATACTGGTGGTGCTGACGGTCTTTATGTCGCTTCTTTCCGTTCTCTATAACCGGCGTGAGTTGGCGGTTATCGCCTTGATAGGTGGTTTTATCGCTCCTTTCCTGGTAAGTAACGGGATGGGAAATTATTTGGTGTTGTTTACGTATATGACCATTTTGAATATGGGGATGTTCGGATTGGCACTCTATAAGAAATGGGGTGAATTGCCGCTTATCTGTTTTATCGCTACTTATGTGATTATGCTGGGCTATTCGATGGTCGCGGATCTGGATGTTGCCCGAAATGCGCAGCTGGTTCATCTGTTGCTTTTTTCTACGTTATATTATCTGATATTCCTGTTGCCCGTCGTATCGGTGTTGCGTACGGACGATAAGAAGATCAATCAGTGGCTGGTGATGACGGTCGTGCTGAATAATTTCCTGTATCTCTTTTTCGCCCTTTGGTTTTTACGTGAATTGCAGCTGCCTTATAATATTAAAGGTGTGTTTACGCTGTTTATTGCTTTGATCAATGGTGTGATAGCCTTTGCTGTACGTAAACGGGCGGCGGACAAAGGGTTGTTGCTGGCTTTGCTGACGGGTATGTTTTTGACTTTTATTTCGTTAAGCATACCGATCCAGTTGGAAGGGACTTTCATTACGTTGTTGTGGGCTACGGAAATGGTGGTTGTTCTATGGCTTTTCAGCCGGTTCGGGAAACCGGTGTATGCTTATTTCACTTATATACTCTTCTTCCTGACGCTTATTTCATATATGATCGATCTGGAGAATGCTTTGTCTGACGGTGTGGCTTCTTCGCTGTTCGTGAACGGGACGTTTGCTACCGGAATATTTACCGGTTTGGCGTTCGGTGTTTTCGCGTGGCTGATGGAGCGCAGGAAGGCTTCATTCACAACTGCTTCGAAGATTTCATATATGCCGTTCAATGCGATTGCCTTGTTGGTGGGGTGCGGAATAATCTATCTGTCGTTTATTGTCGATTTCTGTTTGAATATTACTTATTATCCGTTGGAGGAAAGTGCTTGCCTGGCATTTACCAGTCTGGCGTTATTGCTGTTATTGGTTGGATTGAGGAGACGTTTTGCTATCGATCGATATGCTGTTGTTTATGTAATAGCTGCCGGACTTTCTGTCTGTTTGTTCGTGTTGTTGTCACCGATAGTCAATGAGTATGGCGATACTTCTTTGCTTTTGTTGCAGTGGGGTGCGTTGGTTGTTGTGATTATTCATCTCTTTTTATTGGCAAGATATTACTATAGTTTCTTTGACTTCCGGCAGAAAAGGGCGAATCCGATGACTTCGTTTATTGCGATTGCTTCTACTGTTTTGTTTGCGGTCGCTGTTAATAATATGCTGCATCTGGCTGGTTGGGAGAATGAATCGAGTGCGGCTTTGTCTATTTCTCTGAGTATGGCGGGGTTTATTCAGATGTCGTTGGGTATGCGTCTGCATCTGAAGATATTGCGTATGATCAGCCTGGCGGTTTTCGGTGTAGTCTTGCTGAAGTTGGTCATTGTCGATTTGTGGCTGCTTCCGACGGTCGGGAAGATTATTGTTTTCATTATGTTGGGGGTAATCCTGTTGGTCTTGTCTTTCTTGTATCAGAAGCTGAAAAAAGTATTGTTTATGGATAATGAAGAGAATCTATTGACAAAAGAATGA